GCCAGCTGACCGCTCGAGTCCACAGCCGTGTTGTTCTGCCCCCTGAAATTGGTAATCCCCTGGATGCCCTGCCACGTCTGCCGTGGGTTGTGGTTAGAGAGATGATCCTCtattttggttgttgtttggtattgacatttttgatatttctCCTTAAAAGCATCATTTGTAATTATGGCAATGCAGTTACTTGGCCCAAGAAGCctcatctgctgcagctgatctTCCTCCAGAAGGCCTCTGGCTCCTGGCTGCTGGATCCAGCTCTGGCTGCTGCACTGGGGAAGAccagagaggaggtggaaaaGTCAAAACCTGCACAGGTGGGATATACTGACTGCTTGACAgtacatatttatgtttttaattaacaataaaacatatgaAACTGAATTGGATCAGCTGAATATGCAGTCATCATGTGCATTCATTAATTCTGACTTAGGTCAGTGAGGAAGTGTGGGCCACCATCTTGGCTCTGATCTGCCTTCATGGTTTCAAGATGGATTCAAAGGAAGAGTGGGAGCTTCTGGCTATGAAG
This sequence is a window from Mugil cephalus isolate CIBA_MC_2020 chromosome 9, CIBA_Mcephalus_1.1, whole genome shotgun sequence. Protein-coding genes within it:
- the LOC125013986 gene encoding von Willebrand factor A domain-containing protein 5A-like encodes the protein MGWVLKACEEGVQLLRQLTARVHSRVVLPPEIGNPLDALPRLPWVVVREMILYFGCCLVLTFLIFLLKSIICNYGNAVTWPKKPHLLQLIFLQKASGSWLLDPALAAALGKTREEVEKSKPAQVSEEVWATILALICLHGFKMDSKEEWELLAMKAVSWLRAQNASCVTDCVEAANTLLGCSVEKDALRL